A genomic window from Pantoea alhagi includes:
- a CDS encoding ComEC family protein, translated as MPYPLHVLALLATLATLPLLFLAQLPEHNSLVCMLITALAFFMLPQRALRYMATAGILMIWALLAARQATEPLAKLTEGVINVPAEIAQVRHDKAQLKVKIVEYDNQRIFPPVYASVTADKFQQKWCMGQRWEMTLRLRPVHARLNEGGFDAQRFALANHTPLQGRLLAARLLSSDCSWRQRLMNHAQQQYQHLPWHGVMTALLFGDRQEVNADTRALLRDTGIAHLMAISGMHISLAASLGWLAARALQYLLPTWRIGYALPLSFSLCVAAIYCWLAGNNPPAIRAMTALTLWTLVRFQAINCSSWQIWLICVGGILFVDPMAVLSDSFWLSSVAVAILLFWFQWFPLPARWRWRKRWMLLQLMHLQLGMLLLLAPIQIYIFHGVSLTSLPANLLAIPVVSFITVPALLLAMMMPASWLAFPLWWMADRSLALTFYLLTLLPEGWLWLGKKALIASFIIWLLFIAFRLGWWRRAPAALIATCCLPALWHITRVEPEWRLDMLDIGHGLAIVISQNGHALVYDTGNRWPGGSAARQTLLPWLNWHGLSVDEIIISHQHLDHMGGLADMQQAWPGAVVRSALTLPGHQPCIAGTRWQWQQLTFDVLWPLATSEHGNNNDSCVVRIDDGRYRVLLTGDLEAAAEKTLLRRNRLALQADIIQVPHHGSKTSSTAALLRNVKGSVALASVARYNTWRLPSVQVIGRYRKNGYCWRDTSRSGQLSVAFYHDGWQVKGLREQIMPRWYHQWFGVQGESR; from the coding sequence ATGCCATATCCTCTCCATGTGCTGGCTTTATTAGCCACGCTCGCGACATTGCCCCTGCTGTTTTTAGCGCAGCTGCCAGAACATAACAGCCTTGTCTGTATGCTAATTACAGCGCTGGCATTTTTCATGCTGCCGCAGCGGGCGTTACGCTATATGGCAACCGCTGGGATATTAATGATCTGGGCACTACTGGCCGCGCGCCAGGCCACGGAACCGCTCGCTAAATTAACTGAAGGGGTCATTAACGTACCCGCAGAGATCGCTCAGGTTCGGCATGATAAGGCACAGCTAAAGGTAAAAATAGTTGAGTATGATAATCAGCGGATATTTCCCCCGGTTTATGCCAGCGTAACAGCAGATAAGTTTCAGCAGAAATGGTGTATGGGGCAACGCTGGGAAATGACGCTGCGCCTGCGCCCGGTGCATGCGCGCTTAAACGAAGGGGGTTTTGACGCCCAACGATTCGCCCTGGCTAATCATACGCCGCTACAGGGCAGGCTGCTGGCTGCCAGATTGCTCAGTAGCGACTGTTCATGGCGTCAGCGCCTGATGAACCATGCTCAGCAGCAATATCAGCATCTGCCCTGGCACGGTGTAATGACTGCCTTGCTCTTTGGCGATCGGCAAGAGGTTAATGCTGACACCCGCGCTCTGTTGAGGGATACCGGAATTGCGCATTTAATGGCCATTTCCGGTATGCATATCAGTCTGGCTGCCTCGCTGGGATGGCTGGCGGCCAGAGCCTTACAATATTTGTTGCCGACATGGCGCATAGGCTATGCGTTGCCGCTATCGTTCAGCCTGTGCGTCGCCGCAATCTACTGTTGGCTGGCAGGCAATAACCCACCGGCTATAAGGGCCATGACTGCGTTAACACTATGGACGCTGGTGCGCTTTCAGGCGATCAACTGCAGCAGCTGGCAAATTTGGCTGATCTGCGTGGGCGGGATCCTGTTTGTTGATCCCATGGCGGTTCTGTCGGACAGCTTTTGGCTTTCGTCCGTGGCGGTAGCCATTTTGCTGTTTTGGTTTCAGTGGTTTCCATTGCCTGCCCGCTGGCGCTGGCGCAAGCGTTGGATGCTTCTGCAACTCATGCATTTGCAGTTGGGGATGTTGCTGTTACTGGCCCCCATTCAGATTTATATCTTTCATGGCGTAAGTTTGACCTCTCTGCCAGCCAATCTGCTGGCTATACCCGTGGTCTCTTTTATCACGGTGCCGGCCTTGTTGTTGGCTATGATGATGCCCGCCAGCTGGCTTGCCTTTCCGCTTTGGTGGATGGCCGATCGCTCTCTTGCGCTTACCTTTTATCTCTTAACCCTTTTGCCGGAGGGATGGCTATGGCTGGGCAAAAAAGCGCTGATCGCCAGCTTTATCATCTGGCTACTTTTTATCGCTTTTCGTCTGGGATGGTGGCGGCGCGCGCCGGCGGCGTTAATTGCTACCTGCTGTCTGCCTGCGCTGTGGCATATCACCCGTGTTGAGCCTGAGTGGCGGCTGGATATGCTCGACATTGGTCATGGACTGGCAATCGTTATCTCGCAAAATGGACATGCGCTGGTGTATGACACTGGCAATCGCTGGCCTGGGGGAAGCGCCGCCCGGCAAACTCTGTTGCCATGGTTAAACTGGCACGGTCTGTCGGTGGATGAAATCATTATCAGCCATCAGCACCTCGATCATATGGGGGGATTAGCTGATATGCAGCAGGCCTGGCCTGGGGCAGTGGTACGTAGCGCGCTTACCTTGCCAGGACATCAACCCTGTATTGCGGGAACGCGCTGGCAATGGCAGCAGCTGACTTTTGATGTACTGTGGCCGCTGGCGACAAGCGAGCATGGCAATAATAATGATTCTTGTGTAGTGCGGATTGATGATGGACGCTACCGGGTACTGTTGACGGGCGATTTGGAAGCGGCTGCGGAAAAAACGCTACTGCGACGCAATCGTCTGGCGCTACAGGCCGATATTATTCAGGTGCCGCATCATGGCAGCAAGACCTCATCGACCGCAGCGCTATTACGCAATGTTAAGGGAAGCGTGGCGCTTGCTTCGGTGGCGCGTTATAACACCTGGCGTTTGCCTTCGGTTCAGGTTATCGGGCGCTATCGTAAAAATGGCTATTGCTGGCGCGATACTTCGCGTTCCGGGCAGCTTAGCGTGGCTTTTTATCATGATGGATGGCAAGTCAAGGGGTTAAGAGAACAAATAATGCCCCGCTGGTATCATCAGTGGTTTGGCGTACAGGGCGAATCCAGGTAA
- the ihfB gene encoding integration host factor subunit beta, protein MTKSELIERLAAQQTHIPAKAVEDAVKEMLEHMATTLAQGERIEIRGFGSFSLHYRAPRVGRNPKTGDKVELEGKYVPHFKPGKELRDRANIYG, encoded by the coding sequence ATGACCAAGTCAGAACTTATTGAAAGACTTGCGGCCCAGCAAACTCATATCCCGGCGAAAGCCGTAGAGGATGCGGTAAAAGAGATGCTTGAGCATATGGCCACTACGTTGGCTCAGGGTGAACGCATCGAAATCCGGGGGTTTGGCAGTTTCTCTTTGCATTACCGTGCGCCGCGCGTTGGTCGCAATCCTAAAACTGGCGATAAAGTGGAACTGGAAGGTAAATACGTTCCCCATTTTAAACCCGGTAAAGAATTGCGCGATCGTGCGAACATTTACGGCTAA
- the rpsA gene encoding 30S ribosomal protein S1, producing the protein MTESFAQLFEESLKEIETRPGSIVRGVVVAIDKDIVLVDAGLKSESAIPAEQFKNAQGEIEIQVGDEVDVALDAVEDGFGETLLSREKAKRHEAWLMLEKAYEEAATVTGVINGKVKGGFTVELNGIRAFLPGSLVDVRPVRDTLHLEGKELEFKVIKLDQKRNNVVVSRRAVIESENSAERDQLLENLQEGMEVKGIVKNLTDYGAFVDLGGVDGLLHITDMAWKRVKHPSEIVNVGDEITVKVLKFDRERTRVSLGLKQLGEDPWVAIAKRYPEGTKLTGRVTNLTDYGCFVEIEEGVEGLVHVSEMDWTNKNIHPSKVVNVGDVVEVMVLDIDEERRRISLGLKQCKSNPWQQFAETHNKGDRVEGKIKSITDFGIFIGLEGGIDGLVHLSDISWNATGEEAVREYKKGDEIAAVVLQVDAERERISLGVKQLAEDPFNNYISLNKKGAIVTGKVTAVDAKGATVELADGVEGYLRASEASRDRIEDATQVLNVGDDVEAKFTGVDRKNRVVSLSVRAKDEADEKDAIATVNNKQEESNFSNAMAEAFKAAKGE; encoded by the coding sequence ATGACTGAATCTTTTGCTCAACTGTTTGAAGAATCCCTGAAAGAAATCGAAACCCGCCCGGGTTCCATCGTTCGCGGTGTTGTTGTTGCTATCGACAAAGATATCGTACTGGTTGACGCCGGTCTGAAATCTGAGTCCGCCATTCCGGCTGAGCAGTTCAAGAACGCCCAGGGCGAGATTGAAATCCAGGTTGGTGACGAAGTTGACGTTGCTCTGGATGCAGTAGAAGACGGCTTCGGTGAAACCCTGCTGTCTCGTGAGAAAGCGAAGCGTCACGAAGCATGGCTGATGCTGGAAAAAGCTTACGAAGAAGCTGCAACTGTCACTGGCGTGATCAACGGCAAAGTCAAGGGCGGCTTCACTGTTGAGCTGAACGGTATTCGTGCGTTCCTGCCAGGTTCCCTGGTTGACGTGCGTCCAGTGCGCGATACGCTGCACCTGGAAGGCAAAGAGCTTGAGTTCAAAGTAATCAAGCTGGATCAGAAGCGCAACAACGTTGTTGTTTCTCGTCGTGCCGTTATCGAATCTGAAAACAGCGCAGAACGCGACCAGCTGCTGGAAAACCTGCAGGAAGGCATGGAAGTCAAAGGTATCGTTAAGAACCTCACTGACTACGGCGCCTTCGTTGACCTGGGCGGCGTTGACGGCCTGCTGCACATCACTGACATGGCGTGGAAACGCGTTAAGCATCCGAGCGAAATCGTCAATGTTGGCGACGAAATCACCGTTAAGGTGCTGAAGTTCGATCGCGAACGTACCCGTGTGTCTCTGGGCCTGAAACAGCTGGGCGAAGATCCGTGGGTAGCTATCGCTAAACGTTATCCGGAAGGTACTAAACTGACCGGTCGCGTGACCAACCTGACTGACTACGGCTGCTTCGTTGAAATCGAAGAAGGCGTTGAAGGCCTGGTACACGTGTCTGAAATGGACTGGACCAACAAAAACATCCATCCGTCCAAAGTTGTTAACGTTGGCGACGTGGTAGAAGTGATGGTTCTGGATATCGACGAAGAACGTCGTCGTATCTCTCTGGGCCTGAAACAGTGCAAATCCAACCCATGGCAGCAGTTTGCGGAAACCCATAACAAGGGCGACCGTGTTGAAGGTAAAATCAAGTCAATCACTGACTTCGGTATCTTCATCGGCCTGGAAGGCGGCATCGACGGTCTGGTTCACCTGTCTGACATCTCCTGGAACGCGACTGGTGAAGAAGCGGTTCGTGAGTACAAAAAAGGTGACGAAATCGCCGCTGTTGTTCTGCAGGTTGACGCAGAGCGCGAGCGTATCTCCCTGGGCGTTAAGCAGCTGGCAGAAGACCCGTTCAACAACTACATCTCTCTGAACAAGAAAGGTGCAATTGTTACTGGTAAAGTAACTGCAGTTGACGCTAAAGGTGCTACAGTTGAATTAGCAGACGGCGTTGAAGGCTACCTGCGCGCTTCTGAAGCTTCTCGCGACCGTATCGAAGACGCAACTCAGGTTCTGAATGTTGGTGATGACGTTGAAGCGAAATTCACCGGTGTTGATCGTAAAAACCGTGTTGTAAGCCTGTCTGTACGTGCTAAAGACGAAGCTGACGAAAAAGATGCTATCGCTACTGTTAACAACAAACAGGAAGAGAGCAACTTCTCTAACGCTATGGCTGAAGCATTCAAAGCAGCTAAAGGCGAATAA
- the cmk gene encoding (d)CMP kinase, with protein sequence MTATAPVITIDGPSGAGKGTLCKAMAEALQWHLLDSGAIYRVLALAALHHQVDIESEEALVPIAAHLDVRFISTDGEMAVILEGEDVTGEIRTQEVSNTASKVAAFPRVREALLRRQRAFRDAPGLIADGRDMGTVVFPDAPVKIFLDASSEERAHRRMLQLQEKGFSVNFERLLAEIKERDERDRNRAIAPLVPAQDALVLDSTSMSIEQVIDTALNYAREKLALS encoded by the coding sequence ATGACGGCAACAGCCCCGGTAATTACCATTGATGGTCCAAGCGGCGCGGGCAAAGGCACGCTCTGCAAGGCAATGGCTGAGGCGCTGCAATGGCATCTGCTTGATTCTGGTGCTATTTATCGCGTACTGGCGTTGGCAGCGCTTCATCATCAGGTAGATATCGAATCAGAAGAGGCGCTGGTGCCTATCGCCGCGCATTTAGATGTGCGCTTTATCTCTACCGATGGTGAAATGGCGGTCATTCTGGAAGGCGAAGATGTAACGGGTGAAATCCGTACGCAGGAAGTGAGTAATACGGCCTCGAAAGTGGCGGCATTTCCTCGGGTACGTGAGGCGTTATTGCGTCGTCAACGCGCGTTTCGCGATGCGCCAGGCCTGATTGCCGACGGTCGTGATATGGGCACGGTGGTTTTCCCCGATGCGCCAGTAAAAATTTTTCTGGACGCCAGCTCCGAAGAGCGTGCGCACCGTCGTATGCTACAGTTGCAGGAGAAGGGCTTTAGTGTTAACTTTGAACGCCTTTTAGCCGAGATAAAGGAGCGCGACGAGCGCGACCGTAACCGAGCTATTGCGCCGCTGGTACCCGCGCAAGATGCGCTAGTGCTGGATTCAACCAGCATGAGTATTGAGCAGGTGATTGATACCGCGCTCAATTATGCCCGTGAAAAACTGGCATTATCGTAG
- the aroA gene encoding 3-phosphoshikimate 1-carboxyvinyltransferase, which translates to MQESLTLQPIVRVDGTVNLPGSKSVSNRALLLAALAQGTTRLTNLLDSDDVKHMLNALGALGVGYKLSADRTVCEVNGVGGPLKAEKALELFLGNAGTAMRPLAAALCLVSNDIVLTGEPRMKERPIGHLVDALRQGGAQIDYLEQNDYPPVHIHGGFVGGEVSVDGSVSSQFLTALLMAAPLAAQDTHIVIKGELVSKPYIDITLHLMNTFGVRVENSDYQRFSIRGRQRYISPGNYLVEGDASSASYFLAAAAIKGGTVRVTGVGRNSVQGDIRFADVLEKMGAKIEWGDDYIACTRDKLQAVDLDMNHIPDAAMTIATAALFAEGTTVLRNIYNWRVKETDRLSAMATELRKVGAEVEEGHDFIRITPPQRLTSAHIGTYNDHRMAMCFSLVALSDTAITILDPKCTAKTFPDYFERLAAISTLA; encoded by the coding sequence ATGCAGGAATCCCTGACACTACAACCTATAGTCCGCGTTGACGGCACGGTAAATTTGCCTGGCTCAAAAAGCGTTTCTAACCGCGCCTTACTGCTGGCTGCGCTGGCTCAGGGAACGACACGCCTGACTAATCTCCTGGACAGCGATGACGTTAAACATATGCTTAATGCGCTTGGCGCTTTAGGCGTTGGCTATAAGCTGTCAGCAGATCGTACCGTCTGTGAAGTTAACGGTGTCGGCGGGCCGCTAAAAGCGGAAAAGGCGCTGGAGCTGTTCCTGGGCAATGCCGGAACCGCTATGCGTCCACTGGCTGCGGCGCTCTGCCTGGTCAGCAATGACATTGTTCTGACCGGTGAGCCACGCATGAAAGAGCGCCCCATCGGTCACCTGGTTGATGCGCTGCGTCAGGGCGGCGCGCAAATTGATTATCTCGAGCAGAACGATTATCCGCCGGTACATATTCATGGCGGTTTCGTCGGCGGCGAAGTGAGCGTAGATGGCAGCGTCTCAAGCCAGTTTTTAACGGCTCTGCTGATGGCTGCGCCGCTGGCCGCGCAGGACACGCATATTGTGATCAAAGGCGAGCTGGTATCAAAACCCTATATTGATATTACGCTGCATCTGATGAATACCTTTGGCGTCAGGGTAGAAAACAGTGATTACCAACGCTTCTCGATCCGTGGGCGGCAGCGTTATATCTCACCCGGTAACTATCTGGTGGAAGGCGATGCCTCTTCTGCCTCTTATTTTCTTGCCGCCGCCGCGATAAAAGGCGGTACGGTGCGCGTTACCGGCGTGGGACGCAATAGCGTACAGGGCGATATCCGTTTTGCTGATGTGCTGGAAAAAATGGGCGCTAAAATCGAGTGGGGCGATGATTATATTGCCTGTACACGCGATAAATTACAGGCTGTGGATCTGGATATGAACCATATCCCCGATGCGGCAATGACTATTGCTACTGCGGCTTTATTTGCTGAAGGCACAACGGTATTACGCAATATTTATAACTGGCGGGTGAAAGAAACCGATCGGTTATCGGCGATGGCTACCGAACTACGTAAAGTCGGCGCTGAAGTAGAAGAGGGCCATGACTTTATCCGTATCACACCTCCGCAACGTCTTACTTCAGCACACATCGGCACCTATAACGATCACCGCATGGCGATGTGTTTCTCGCTGGTGGCGCTCTCTGATACTGCCATTACCATCCTTGACCCAAAATGTACGGCAAAAACCTTTCCGGACTACTTTGAACGTCTGGCGGCTATCAGTACCTTAGCCTGA
- the serC gene encoding 3-phosphoserine/phosphohydroxythreonine transaminase, with the protein MTQIYNFSSGPAMLPVEVLRRAEQELCNWNGLGTSVMEISHRSKEFIQVAEEAEKDLRDLLKIPDNYKVLFCQGGARAQFAAVPMNLLGAAKTADYIDGGYWAHSAVQEAQKYCKPNVIDAKIQVDGKRALLPMREWALSDEAAYVHFCPNETIDGLAIDEQPDFGDKIVVADLSSTILSRPLDISRYGVIYAGAQKNIGPAGLTLVIVRDDLLGNAQQALPTVLNYKALAENDSMYNTPPTFAWYLSGLVFKWLKEHGGISEMDKINQAKADLLYGVIDRSDFYRNDVAVSNRSRMNVPFQLADAALDKLFLEESFAAGLHALKGHRVVGGMRASIYNAMPLEGVKVLTDFMIDFERRHG; encoded by the coding sequence ATGACGCAGATTTATAATTTTAGCTCCGGTCCGGCAATGCTGCCGGTAGAAGTGCTTCGCCGTGCAGAACAAGAGCTTTGCAACTGGAATGGATTGGGCACTTCCGTGATGGAGATCAGCCATCGCAGCAAGGAGTTTATTCAGGTTGCAGAAGAAGCAGAAAAAGATTTGCGCGATCTGCTGAAAATCCCCGATAACTATAAAGTTTTATTCTGTCAGGGCGGCGCGCGCGCGCAGTTTGCTGCAGTGCCGATGAATCTGTTGGGCGCGGCCAAAACCGCAGACTATATCGACGGCGGCTACTGGGCGCATAGCGCTGTTCAGGAGGCACAAAAATACTGTAAGCCTAATGTGATTGACGCGAAGATTCAGGTTGATGGCAAGCGCGCTTTACTGCCTATGCGCGAATGGGCATTAAGCGACGAGGCTGCGTATGTTCATTTCTGCCCAAATGAAACCATCGATGGCCTTGCCATTGATGAACAACCTGATTTTGGCGATAAAATCGTGGTGGCCGATCTCTCTTCCACCATTCTTTCTCGTCCACTGGATATCAGTCGTTACGGCGTCATCTATGCCGGGGCGCAGAAAAATATTGGCCCTGCCGGGCTAACGCTGGTCATTGTACGTGACGATCTGCTGGGCAACGCCCAGCAGGCGCTACCCACCGTGCTGAATTATAAAGCGCTGGCGGAAAATGATTCTATGTACAATACCCCGCCGACTTTTGCCTGGTACCTTTCTGGTCTGGTATTTAAATGGCTGAAAGAGCATGGCGGCATCAGCGAAATGGATAAAATCAACCAGGCCAAAGCCGATTTGCTGTATGGCGTTATTGACCGTAGCGATTTCTATCGCAATGACGTTGCCGTCAGCAACCGTTCACGGATGAATGTGCCTTTTCAGCTCGCTGATGCCGCGCTGGATAAACTTTTCCTTGAAGAATCTTTTGCCGCCGGGCTGCATGCTTTGAAAGGGCATCGTGTTGTTGGCGGAATGCGTGCGTCTATCTATAACGCTATGCCGCTGGAAGGCGTAAAGGTCCTCACCGATTTCATGATTGATTTCGAACGTCGGCACGGCTGA